One window of Mobula birostris isolate sMobBir1 chromosome 16, sMobBir1.hap1, whole genome shotgun sequence genomic DNA carries:
- the LOC140211222 gene encoding hyaluronidase-1-like isoform X2 translates to MPKNDPIRKSSSAIEERTGVMVSSLALSLCTLFFLSTYPDIIWGEAFKPAAASPVIHNKPFIVVWNTPSARCKTKFNIELDLNVFDIVENENESFVGKNITIFYKLKLGRYPFYTKDLIPVNDGLVQIASLTEHLKKAAEDINNILDVDFHGLAVIDWEEWRPLWDRDWGFMRIYRKKSEELVRSKFPYLPESKVVQLAKEEFENAAKKFMSETLKLGQKLRPKGFWGFYKFPECYNYFKEDASTNYTGHCNPKNIPRNNQLSWLWKVSQILYPSIYIKEDMKSTINTQKFVHYQIKEALRVAALNQVSESLPVLAYARFVYVHSLDFLTEADLIHTIGESAAMGTCGVVLWGDMEISRTVERCEALKDYINQELGRYVLNTTTAAILCSKVMCGGHGRCVRQDPESQSYLHLSPRSFEIISVLTSSGSALTARGALHLEDVQSMKEQFKCHCYKGWMGAYCQETSLI, encoded by the exons AATGATCCGATCAGAAAGAGTTCATCTGCCATTGAAGAAAGAACCGGAGTCATGGTATCCAGTCTTGCATTATCCCTGTGCACCTTATTTTTCCTCTCGACCTATCCAGACATAATATGGGGAGAAGCATTCAAGCCAGCAGCAGCCTCACCAGTGATCCACAATAAGCCATTCATTGTGGTCTGGAACACGCCTTCTGCACGCTGTAAAACTAAGTTTAACATTGAGCTGGATCTGAATGTTTTTGATATTGTTGAAAATGAAAATGAGAGCTTTGTGGGCAAAAATATCACTATATTCTATAAGTTAAAATTGGGTCGTTACCCATTCTACACTAAGGATTTGATTCCAGTGAATGATGGCCTTGTCCAGATTGCCAGTCTGACTGAACACCTCAAGAAGGCTGCAGAAGACATTAATAATATACTGGATGTGGACTTTCATGGCCTTGCTGTGATAGATTGGGAAGAATGGCGACCACTCTGGGACCGTGACTGGGGATTTATGCGTATCTACAGGAAAAAATCTGAAGAATTGGTTAGAAGCAAATTCCCTTATTTACCTGAAAGTAAGGTTGTCCAGTTAGCCAAAGAGGAATTTGAAAATGCTGCAAAAAAATTTATGAGTGAAACACTAAAACTAGGACAGAAACTGAGACCAAAGGGATTCTGGGGCTTCTATAAATTCCCAGAATGCTACAATTACTTTAAAGAGGATGCATCAACCAACTACACAGGCCACTGCAATCCAAAAAATATTCCAAGAAATAACCAACTATCGTGGCTCTGGAAAGTATCTCAAATCCTGTATCCCAGCATCTACATCAAAGAGGAtatgaagtccacaattaatacTCAAAAATTTGTTCACTATCAAATTAAGGAGGCCCTCCGTGTTGCTGCCCTTAATCAAGTCAGTGAATCCCTGCCTGTTTTGGCATATGCCAGATTTGTGTATGTACATTCACTTGACTTCCTTACTGAG GCAGACTTGATACACACCATTGGGGAGAGTGCTGCCATGGGAACTTGTGGAGTGGTTCTATGGGGGGACATGGAGATCTCACGCACCGTG GAGAGGTGTGAAGCACTGAAAGATTACATTAATCAGGAGCTTGGAAGATATGTTCTCAATACCACTACAGCTGCTATTTTATGCAGCAAAGTTATGTGCGGTGGCCATGGACGATGTGTGCGGCAAGACCCTGAATCCCAAAGCTATCTACATCTCAGTCCCAGAAGTTTTGAGATTATCTCTGTTCTTACATCCTCTGGCTCTGCATTAACAGCTCGTGGAGCCTTGCATTTGGAAGATGTGCAAAGCATGAAAGAGCAGTTCAAATGCCACTGCTATAAGGGATGGATGGGAGCTTATTGCCAAGAAACATCATTAATATAG
- the LOC140211222 gene encoding hyaluronidase-1-like isoform X1: MLKTGASHLTGADSKCTALGTGKIENDPIRKSSSAIEERTGVMVSSLALSLCTLFFLSTYPDIIWGEAFKPAAASPVIHNKPFIVVWNTPSARCKTKFNIELDLNVFDIVENENESFVGKNITIFYKLKLGRYPFYTKDLIPVNDGLVQIASLTEHLKKAAEDINNILDVDFHGLAVIDWEEWRPLWDRDWGFMRIYRKKSEELVRSKFPYLPESKVVQLAKEEFENAAKKFMSETLKLGQKLRPKGFWGFYKFPECYNYFKEDASTNYTGHCNPKNIPRNNQLSWLWKVSQILYPSIYIKEDMKSTINTQKFVHYQIKEALRVAALNQVSESLPVLAYARFVYVHSLDFLTEADLIHTIGESAAMGTCGVVLWGDMEISRTVERCEALKDYINQELGRYVLNTTTAAILCSKVMCGGHGRCVRQDPESQSYLHLSPRSFEIISVLTSSGSALTARGALHLEDVQSMKEQFKCHCYKGWMGAYCQETSLI, from the exons AATGATCCGATCAGAAAGAGTTCATCTGCCATTGAAGAAAGAACCGGAGTCATGGTATCCAGTCTTGCATTATCCCTGTGCACCTTATTTTTCCTCTCGACCTATCCAGACATAATATGGGGAGAAGCATTCAAGCCAGCAGCAGCCTCACCAGTGATCCACAATAAGCCATTCATTGTGGTCTGGAACACGCCTTCTGCACGCTGTAAAACTAAGTTTAACATTGAGCTGGATCTGAATGTTTTTGATATTGTTGAAAATGAAAATGAGAGCTTTGTGGGCAAAAATATCACTATATTCTATAAGTTAAAATTGGGTCGTTACCCATTCTACACTAAGGATTTGATTCCAGTGAATGATGGCCTTGTCCAGATTGCCAGTCTGACTGAACACCTCAAGAAGGCTGCAGAAGACATTAATAATATACTGGATGTGGACTTTCATGGCCTTGCTGTGATAGATTGGGAAGAATGGCGACCACTCTGGGACCGTGACTGGGGATTTATGCGTATCTACAGGAAAAAATCTGAAGAATTGGTTAGAAGCAAATTCCCTTATTTACCTGAAAGTAAGGTTGTCCAGTTAGCCAAAGAGGAATTTGAAAATGCTGCAAAAAAATTTATGAGTGAAACACTAAAACTAGGACAGAAACTGAGACCAAAGGGATTCTGGGGCTTCTATAAATTCCCAGAATGCTACAATTACTTTAAAGAGGATGCATCAACCAACTACACAGGCCACTGCAATCCAAAAAATATTCCAAGAAATAACCAACTATCGTGGCTCTGGAAAGTATCTCAAATCCTGTATCCCAGCATCTACATCAAAGAGGAtatgaagtccacaattaatacTCAAAAATTTGTTCACTATCAAATTAAGGAGGCCCTCCGTGTTGCTGCCCTTAATCAAGTCAGTGAATCCCTGCCTGTTTTGGCATATGCCAGATTTGTGTATGTACATTCACTTGACTTCCTTACTGAG GCAGACTTGATACACACCATTGGGGAGAGTGCTGCCATGGGAACTTGTGGAGTGGTTCTATGGGGGGACATGGAGATCTCACGCACCGTG GAGAGGTGTGAAGCACTGAAAGATTACATTAATCAGGAGCTTGGAAGATATGTTCTCAATACCACTACAGCTGCTATTTTATGCAGCAAAGTTATGTGCGGTGGCCATGGACGATGTGTGCGGCAAGACCCTGAATCCCAAAGCTATCTACATCTCAGTCCCAGAAGTTTTGAGATTATCTCTGTTCTTACATCCTCTGGCTCTGCATTAACAGCTCGTGGAGCCTTGCATTTGGAAGATGTGCAAAGCATGAAAGAGCAGTTCAAATGCCACTGCTATAAGGGATGGATGGGAGCTTATTGCCAAGAAACATCATTAATATAG